The Populus alba chromosome 6, ASM523922v2, whole genome shotgun sequence genome contains a region encoding:
- the LOC118047968 gene encoding disease resistance protein RPS2: MDIVSPLIGMVHSLCISAAARLSYVVNVDQRIDSLSTALNELKDKRDDLKRKVERAEVEGLTCTSQVKGWLQRVEVIEAESSSIIEDLEQRRRCCVGCNACCSTYKLSKKASKLLDRANELIVKGAFDVVADDPIPDAVEEMPSRPAVGLNMMLERARQFLAEDGVGTVGIYGMGGVGKTTLLKTINNEFLTKHHHFDVVIWVVVSKEFVADKIQRAVGARLGLPWEESESHEQRALKIHKLMRRKKFLLLLDDVWEGIDLLNVGIPVPEKTSKCKVIFTTRSLDVCTGMNAHQKLRVEFLGEEDSWKLFCENVGEKEIFDSETIRAYAETIVRKCGGLPLALITIGKAMANKETEEEWKYAIEVLNRSPSEIRGMEDVFSLLKFSYDNLETDALRSCFLYCSLFPEDYSIEKEQLIEYWIGEGFLGSFHASYVYNQGHALIGSLKVACLLETGEEKTQVKMHDVVRSFALWIASKCGLNNQFLVEASTGLTEAPRADHWRHALRISLFDNGITTLAEIPECPRLSTLLLQWNSGLNRIPNTFLHFMPALRVLDLSFTGLREIPVSINELVELRHLDLSGTKITSLPKELGDLAKLQHLDLQRTHSLRIIPQEAISGLQQLRILNVYYSYGVWEQQDNEVGFEDLQSLKNLTTLGITINESNTLKRLHSFSGLLKVIQYLYIKQCDGLFYLQLSLNSSFGERLRRLSINNCYDLQYLQVDEEAGKKWLPSLEVVALHGLPNLETVWKNPVTRECLQNLQSINIWHCRKLRNVSWVLQLPKLEVIYLMHCEEMEEVVSRSGIPSEDSKAFRSLRTLSIRNLPKLRSITPWELAFPSLESIAVIDCPNLKQLSIKTHGTSTLPTVYGNQEWWDELEWNEASSETAFVPHFMPI, translated from the coding sequence ATGGATATTGTTTCTCCTCTGATTGGCATGGTTCACAGCTTGTGCATTTCTGCTGCTGCAAGGTTGAGCTATGTTGTTAATGTGGATCAAAGGATTGACTCCCTCTCAACAGCACTAAATGAATTGAAGGACAAAAGGGATGACTTGAAGAGAAAGGTTGAGCGAGCTGAGGTGGAGGGATTAACCTGCACAAGCCAAGTCAAAGGGTGGCTACAAAGAGTTGAAGTTATCGAAGCTGAATCAAGCTCCATCATTGAAGATCTTGAACAGAGAAGACGATGCTGTGTGGGCTGCAATGCTTGCTGTTCAACATACAAGCTCAGCAAGAAAGCTTCGAAGCTGCTAGACAGAGCTAATGAACTGATTGTAAAAGGAGCTTTTGATGTCGTCGCTGATGACCCAATTCCTGATGCTGTTGAGGAGATGCCGAGTAGGCCAGCTGTCGGACTCAATATGATGTTAGAAAGAGCTCGACAATTTCTGGCAGAGGATGGAGTTGGAACAGTTGGAATTTATGGAATGGGGGGAGTCGGGAAGACAACTCTCTTGAAGACTATTAACAACGAATTTCTCACCAAACACCACCATTTTGATGTAGTAATATGGGTTGTGGTCTCAAAAGAATTTGTTGCCGATAAAATCCAAAGGGCTGTCGGGGCCAGGTTGGGTTTGCCGTGGGAAGAATCGGAAAGCCACGAGCAACGAGCACTGAAAATACATAAACTTATGAGAAGGAAAAAGTTCCTCCTTTTGTTAGATGATGTCTGGGAGGGAATTGATCTTCTGAATGTGGGAATCCCTGTTCCAGAGAAAACGAGCAAATGCAAAGTGATATTCACAACACGTTCATTGGATGTGTGTACTGGCATGAATGCTCACCAGAAGCTGAGAGTTGAGTTCTTGGGTGAGGAAGACTCGTGGAAACTCTTCTGCGAGAATGTTGGGGAAAAGGAGATTTTTGATTCAGAAACTATTCGGGCGTATGCTGAGACCATTGTGAGAAAATGCGGAGGCTTGCCGCTTGCCTTGATCACAATTGGAAAAGCCATGGCCAATAAAGAGACTGAAGAGGAATGGAAGTACGCAATTGAGGTATTGAACAGATCTCCCTCTGAAATTCGAGGCATGGAAGatgtattttctcttctaaaGTTCAGCTATGACAATCTGGAGACCGATGCACTGAGGTCATGCTTCTTATACTGTTCCCTGTTCCCTGAAGACTACTCCATCGAGAAAGAGCAGCTTATAGAGTACTGGATTGGGGAAGGATTTCTAGGCAGTTTCCATGCTAGCTATGTGTATAATCAGGGGCATGCTCTAATTGGTTCTCTTAAAGTTGCATGCCTGCTCGAAACCGGCGAAGAGAAAACTCAAGTGAAGATGCATGATGTAGTCAGGAGTTTTGCCTTATGGATAGCTTCCAAATGTGGATTGAACAATCAGTTTCTAGTGGAGGCCAGTACGGGGCTGACAGAAGCACCCAGAGCTGATCACTGGAGACATGCACTGCGAATTTCATTGTTTGATAATGGAATAACGACACTAGCAGAGATTCCCGAGTGCCCCAGATTGTCGACCTTGTTGCTCCAATGGAACAGTGGTTTGAACAGGATTCCAAATACCTTTCTCCACTTTATGCCTGCTTTAAGAGTCCTGGATTTGTCGTTTACCGGTCTTAGAGAGATTCCAGTATCCATCAATGAGTTAGTTGAGTTGCGGCATCTTGATTTATCAGGGACAAAGATAACTTCATTGCCTAAAGAGCTTGGAGATCTGGCCAAGTTGCAGCATTTGGATCTGCAGCGAACACATTCTCTTAGAATAATTCCACAAGAAGCTATATCAGGACTTCAGCAATTGCGAATTTTGAATGTTTATTACAGCTATGGAGTTTGGGAACAGCAGGATAATGAAGTTGGATTTGAAGACTTGCAATCCTTGAAGAATCTTACCACACTTGGTATCACTATTAATGAATCGAATACCCTGAAGAGGCTCCATAGTTTCAGCGGCTTGCTAAAAGTGATACAGTATCTTTACATTAAACAATGTGATGGCTTATTTTACTTGCAACTGTCACTGAATTCCAGTTTTGGCGAAAGGTTGAGAAGGCTTAGCATCAATAACTGTTATGACCTGCAGTACTTGCAAGTTGACGAAGAGGCTGGTAAAAAATGGTTGCCCAGCCTGGAGGTTGTGGCTTTACATGGCCTTCCCAACTTGGAAACAGTGTGGAAGAATCCGGTGACTCGGGAATGTCTGCAGAATCTTCAATCTATAAATATCTGGCACTGCCGCAAGTTGAGGAATGTTTCCTGGGTTTTACAACTTCCAAAGCTAGAGGTGATTTACTTAATGCACTGCGAAGAAATGGAAGAAGTTGTCAGCAGGAGTGGGATACCAAGTGAAGATTCAAAGGCATTTCGAAGCCTTCGAACTCTGTCTATCCGCAACCTGCCAAAACTAAGGAGTATTACTCCATGGGAACTGGCTTTCCCTTCCTTGGAGAGCATTGCAGTAATTGATTGCCCCAACCTGAAACAGCTATCGATCAAAACTCACGGCACCTCAACTTTACCTACTGTATATGGAAACCAGGAATGGTGGGATGAGCTTGAATGGAATGAAGCCAGCAGCGAAACTGCTTTCGTTCCACACTTCATGCCAATTTGA